Proteins encoded together in one Drosophila suzukii unplaced genomic scaffold, CBGP_Dsuzu_IsoJpt1.0 scf_10, whole genome shotgun sequence window:
- the LOC139354578 gene encoding uncharacterized protein, whose protein sequence is MRLRKCLVGEAKETAASLLVYPDIFRRTKRSSEPSIWPKDPKMGSKKSKVDGSTANVINTVEIVDHKNDIQDVNKTMKVIVGLLLILVILGVVKMYKRSVQRRRDQHHALDPDPHRSISRADAVK, encoded by the coding sequence ATGCGTTTACGAAAATGCTTGGTTGGGGAAGCCAAAGAAACAGCGGCATCCCTACTTGTATATCCCGATATATtccgaaggacgaaaagaaGTAGTGAACCAAGTATatggcctaaggaccccaagatgggcaGCAAAAAGTCCAAAGTGGacggcagcaccgccaatgtgattaacaccgtagagatcgttgaccacaagaacgatattcaagatgtcaacaagaccatgaagGTCATCGTTGGACTACTTTTAATTCTAGTGATCCTTGGGGTGGTTAAGAtgtacaagcgctctgttcagagacgccgcgaccaacatcacgcCCTGGACCCTGACCCACATCGGAGCATAAGCCGAGCAGATGCAGTGAAGTGA